From one Heptranchias perlo isolate sHepPer1 chromosome X, sHepPer1.hap1, whole genome shotgun sequence genomic stretch:
- the LOC137307140 gene encoding somatostatin receptor type 5-like, with protein MDGLNETATGSYVPSAPTANSTGHGRSLLIGSRIAVPLLDSLVFVTGLAGHVLVTLILLRRKRQRNCTTLLLLNLTAADLLQLACLPFTAASIASSRWAFGSFLCKLVSFTGTACSSASVFTLTALSVNRYAIVAHPTRVYRSHRGGWLPALALLAVWPPALCLAVPQFVYRHLELESMYCFAFLAQVSVTVYSVSLFLTGFVAPLLVITAMHSEILRYLHRRRGSFGRLDGYNAQVTRMTVVLVLAFTVCWLPSYVLMFLLVSVSRARLAGPFAIFARFLASSSTVANPVVYAFFSKQFQSDLRRLATAPCSGRTTRNKVRPIATGAGITLQGGNQPVLREVAVGIVDALVIILQNSLDSAKVPAEWKTANNLAVASFSRTAAGDSERTRADLQVAANLRKPPTAVSLQLTTRRGQFRPLLAGGVTGATRS; from the exons ATGGACGGGCTTAACGAGACAGCGACGGGGAGCTACGTCCCCAGCGCGCCTACGGCCAACAGCACGGGACACGGCAGGTCACTTCTGATAGGCAGTCGGATCGCGGTCCCGCTCCTGGACTCGCTCGTCTTCGTCACCGGGCTGGCGGGTCACGTGCTGGTGACTCTCATCCTGCTGCGGAGGAAACGGCAGAGGAACTGCACCACcctgctcctgctcaacctgACAGCGGCCGACCTGCTCCAGCTGGCCTGCCTGCCCTTCACCGCAGCCTCCATCGCCAGCTCCAGGTGGGCTTTCGGTAGCTTCCTCTGCAAGCTGGTGAGCTTCACCGGCACCGCCTGCTCCTCCGCCAGCGTCTTCACCCTCACGGCCCTCTCAGTCAACCGCTACGCCATCGTGGCGCACCCCACCAGGGTCTACCGCTCCCACCGCGGCGGCTGGCTCCCCGCCCTGGCGCTGCTCGCTGTCTGGCCCCCGGCGCTGTGCCTGGCCGTGCCGCAATTCGTCTACCGCCACCTGGAGCTGGAGTCCATGTACTGCTTCGCCTTCCTGGCGCAGGTCAGCGTGACGGTGTACAGCGTCTCCCTCTTCCTCACCGGCTTCGTGGCGCCGCTGCTGGTCATCACCGCCATGCACTCAGAGATCTTGCGCTACCTCCACCGCAGGAGGGGGTCGTTCGGCCGGCTGGACGGCTACAACGCGCAGGTGACCAGGATGACTGTGGTCCTGGTGCTGGCCTTCACCGTCTGCTGGCTGCCTTCGTACGTCCTCATGTTCCTGCTGGTGTCCGTCAGCCGGGCCCGGCTGGCGGGGCCCTTTGCCATTTTCGCCAGGTtcctggcctcctcctccaccgtcGCCAATCCCGTCGTCTACGCCTTCTTCTCCAAGCAGTTCCAGAGCGACCTGCGCCGCCTCGCCACTGCGCCATGCAGCGGCAGAACGACACGCAACAAGGTCAGGCCGATTGCGACGGGAGCAGGGATCACTCTCCAGGGTGGCAACCAACC ggtcttgagggaagtggcagtggggattgtggatgctctgGTAATAAttctccaaaattccctggactcggcaaaggtcccggcagagtggaaaactgctaat AATCTGGCAGTTGCAAGCTTCTCGCGCACGGCCGCGGGAGACAGCGAGCGCACACGCGCGGATTTACAGGTAGCCGCCAATCTACGGAAACCTCCCACAGCAGTTAGCCTCCAACTGACCACACGGCGTGGACAGTTTAGACCGCTCCTCGCAGGGGGAGTTACCGGAGCAACGAGGTCTTAA